Proteins encoded by one window of Mixta hanseatica:
- a CDS encoding TIR domain-containing protein encodes MHKSKEQVAEILSDYFTLCIAIVTEDSSDYQKHVLTYQFSRQQVLGLDNELMLPNWILAAASIPLLKSHVDLHVQGGAGSWARRRTYLHSVMDTILQTYRNPVASNFSQAMADAFKAAKSAPPSYQDAGSSNFSQAMADAFKAAKSDSPSYQDAGSLLLSQHAENSHKSSYEHQGNVSYPSKQPTSDNIRQEELKLGMSNAGSPDVESKKKVFIVHGHDELLKNEVYVFLSQEGYEPIILHLQANKGSTIIEKLEENIADVSFAVILYTACDQGKSFKEADLKSRARQNVVFEHGYLICKLGRERVAALKSDGVEIPGDLSGLITIPTSNWQYELLKELKAAN; translated from the coding sequence ATGCATAAATCAAAAGAACAAGTTGCAGAAATATTGAGCGATTATTTTACTCTTTGTATTGCAATTGTGACTGAAGATTCTTCAGATTATCAAAAGCACGTTCTAACCTATCAATTTTCCCGGCAACAAGTCTTGGGGCTGGATAACGAGTTAATGCTCCCTAATTGGATTTTAGCCGCTGCAAGTATTCCTCTTTTAAAGTCTCATGTTGACTTACATGTTCAGGGGGGGGCGGGAAGTTGGGCCAGGAGACGAACTTATCTCCACTCAGTAATGGACACCATTCTGCAAACCTATAGAAATCCTGTAGCATCTAACTTTTCGCAGGCAATGGCTGATGCTTTTAAAGCAGCTAAGTCTGCCCCACCTTCTTATCAAGACGCGGGATCATCTAACTTTTCGCAAGCAATGGCTGATGCTTTTAAAGCAGCTAAGTCTGATTCACCTTCTTATCAAGACGCGGGATCATTGCTTTTATCACAGCATGCTGAAAATTCACATAAATCCTCTTATGAACACCAGGGTAATGTCTCTTATCCATCTAAGCAACCGACAAGTGACAACATTCGTCAGGAAGAGTTAAAGCTGGGTATGTCTAATGCCGGAAGCCCAGACGTGGAAAGTAAAAAGAAGGTGTTTATAGTTCATGGCCATGATGAGCTGTTAAAAAATGAAGTATATGTTTTTCTGAGTCAGGAAGGCTATGAACCCATAATACTCCATCTTCAGGCAAATAAGGGATCAACCATCATTGAAAAGCTTGAAGAGAATATTGCAGACGTTTCGTTCGCCGTGATTTTATATACAGCATGTGATCAAGGTAAATCTTTTAAAGAGGCTGATTTGAAATCCCGTGCGCGTCAGAACGTTGTTTTTGAGCATGGGTATTTAATCTGTAAGCTTGGCAGAGAACGCGTGGCTGCCCTTAAAAGTGACGGTGTTGAAATACCTGGTGATCTCTCCGGGCTAATAACTATCCCAACGAGTAACTGGCAGTATGAACTCCTGAAAGAACTGAAAGCAGCCAATTGA
- a CDS encoding glutathione-independent formaldehyde dehydrogenase has product MKAVIYNGPYDVKVKDVPDAKIVRPTDVLVRITTTNICGSDLHMYEGRTSFEQGRILGHENLGEVVEIGSGVERVKVGDYVCLPFNVGCGFCENCEKGLTGFCLTTNPGAVGAAYGFAEMGSWEGGQAELLRVPFADFNCLVLPPDAVEKEDDYVMLSDIFPTGWHATELAGLKPGESVAIYGAGPVGLMAAHSAMIKGASQVFVVDTHQDRLALAEKMGATGINATGDEAVQRILDLTDGRGTDCGCECVGYQCCNKHGHEDNSVTMNSLVASTKATGGIGVVGVFIPQDPGAASDLAKEGKMPFDFGSFWLKGQSIRTGQANAKAYNRQLARLIHQGKASPGGIISHRLSLAEAPEGYKHFDDRDEGWTKVILKP; this is encoded by the coding sequence ATGAAAGCAGTTATTTACAACGGTCCCTATGATGTAAAAGTTAAAGACGTGCCGGATGCAAAAATTGTTCGCCCCACCGATGTGCTTGTCCGCATTACCACCACCAATATTTGTGGATCGGATTTGCACATGTACGAGGGTCGGACCAGCTTTGAGCAGGGACGTATTTTGGGGCACGAAAACCTGGGTGAGGTGGTTGAAATTGGCTCAGGAGTGGAGCGTGTTAAGGTCGGTGACTATGTCTGTCTGCCATTTAATGTCGGATGCGGTTTTTGCGAGAATTGTGAAAAAGGTCTGACCGGTTTTTGCCTCACCACCAATCCCGGTGCTGTGGGCGCGGCCTATGGTTTTGCTGAAATGGGCTCCTGGGAGGGTGGTCAGGCGGAACTGCTTCGGGTCCCCTTTGCAGACTTTAACTGCCTGGTGCTTCCGCCTGACGCAGTAGAAAAAGAAGATGATTATGTGATGCTCTCTGACATTTTCCCTACCGGCTGGCATGCGACAGAACTCGCCGGATTAAAGCCTGGCGAAAGCGTAGCCATTTACGGCGCGGGGCCGGTGGGTCTGATGGCCGCACACTCAGCCATGATAAAAGGCGCTTCACAGGTATTTGTAGTGGATACACACCAGGACCGTTTAGCGCTGGCAGAGAAAATGGGGGCGACGGGCATCAATGCGACCGGCGATGAAGCCGTGCAACGAATTCTCGACTTAACTGACGGACGCGGCACTGACTGTGGCTGTGAATGCGTGGGCTATCAGTGCTGTAACAAACATGGCCATGAAGATAATTCGGTCACTATGAACAGCCTCGTTGCATCAACCAAAGCAACCGGGGGAATTGGTGTGGTTGGCGTGTTTATCCCGCAGGATCCGGGAGCTGCATCAGACCTTGCCAAAGAAGGTAAGATGCCGTTTGATTTCGGCAGTTTTTGGCTTAAAGGACAGTCAATCCGCACCGGCCAGGCGAACGCCAAAGCCTATAATCGTCAGCTGGCCCGTCTGATCCATCAGGGTAAAGCCAGCCCGGGCGGCATAATCTCACACCGTCTTTCACTTGCTGAGGCGCCTGAGGGATATAAGCACTTTGACGATCGCGATGAGGGATGGACGAAGGTTATCCTTAAGCCTTAA
- a CDS encoding LysR family transcriptional regulator, translating into MAKRENYNELYLFMQVVREGSFTAAAHRLGLAQSGVSRSVRELEERLGIQLLVRTTRRLSLTQAGEQLYQTTESGFDALDTGLATLAYYRNTPSGTVRINASQHAIDKVLLPKLALFKHRYPDIRLELISESRFVDIIAERFDAGVRLGPEVGQGMVAVRITPDMEMVVVATPEHFRRYGFPQTPADLVIHPCIAYQFADGSLYQWELLQDGKKITHRPQGQWAFSDSYMEAKAARLGLGLAYVPEELVADDLEQGNLIRALPRYSQRLEGSFLYYPHRNVSPALRVVIDILKI; encoded by the coding sequence ATGGCAAAACGGGAAAACTATAATGAGCTCTACTTGTTTATGCAGGTGGTGCGGGAGGGCAGTTTCACTGCAGCGGCACATCGTCTTGGACTTGCACAATCAGGCGTTAGTCGTTCTGTCCGTGAACTTGAAGAAAGGCTGGGTATACAGCTTCTGGTTCGCACTACGCGCAGGCTGTCGTTAACACAGGCAGGTGAGCAACTGTATCAGACAACAGAATCCGGATTTGATGCTTTAGATACGGGTCTTGCCACGCTGGCGTATTACCGGAATACCCCGTCCGGTACGGTACGCATCAATGCCAGCCAGCATGCTATTGATAAAGTTCTTTTACCGAAGCTGGCGCTATTTAAGCACCGTTACCCCGATATCAGGCTTGAACTCATCAGTGAAAGCCGGTTCGTCGATATTATCGCTGAGCGGTTTGATGCCGGCGTGCGGCTGGGGCCGGAGGTAGGACAGGGCATGGTCGCGGTGCGTATTACACCTGACATGGAGATGGTTGTTGTAGCTACGCCCGAGCATTTTCGTCGCTATGGCTTTCCACAAACACCGGCTGATTTAGTGATTCATCCTTGTATAGCCTACCAGTTTGCCGATGGTAGCCTTTATCAGTGGGAACTCCTTCAGGACGGTAAAAAAATAACGCACCGACCACAAGGACAGTGGGCCTTTTCTGACAGCTACATGGAAGCAAAAGCAGCCAGACTGGGGCTGGGGCTGGCTTATGTCCCGGAGGAACTGGTCGCTGATGATTTAGAGCAAGGCAATCTTATCAGGGCGTTGCCACGTTACAGCCAGCGCCTGGAAGGTTCATTCCTGTATTATCCTCACCGCAATGTGTCGCCGGCACTGAGAGTCGTCATTGATATACTGAAAATCTGA
- a CDS encoding plasmid segregation protein ParM has protein sequence MRIFVDDGSTNIKLAWKENGEVKTFISPNSFKPEWSLNLFDDGQSANYEIEGEKFSFDPGSADAVVTTETRYQYSQVNTVAIHHALLQSGIEPQVVDVVVTLPLSEYLNADFQPKTENITRKKKSVKRDVTLQGNRQGFTIDKVTVLPESIPAGFNVLTGLQDDDSLLIVDLGGTTLDVSHVRSKMSGITNTWCDPKIGVSIITNGIKNALAGHTRISSLQADNIIVHREEKDWIEHRLPDARLRQAVMNTMEEKERILTNRVVDTLDRFTGYTHVMCVGGGAKLIADAVKKATNVPSDRFFTSNDPQFDLVLGMLEMKEGSAND, from the coding sequence ATGCGCATTTTTGTTGACGACGGCTCTACTAACATCAAGCTGGCGTGGAAAGAAAATGGTGAGGTTAAAACCTTCATCAGCCCTAACAGCTTTAAACCAGAATGGTCGTTGAATCTGTTTGATGATGGTCAGTCTGCAAACTATGAAATCGAAGGTGAAAAGTTCAGTTTTGATCCAGGCAGTGCCGACGCAGTCGTGACAACAGAAACACGCTATCAGTACAGCCAGGTAAATACGGTGGCAATCCATCACGCACTGCTGCAGTCAGGCATCGAACCACAGGTAGTAGATGTTGTGGTGACGCTACCGCTGTCTGAATATCTGAATGCTGATTTCCAGCCTAAGACTGAAAATATTACCCGCAAGAAAAAAAGCGTTAAGCGTGACGTTACTCTGCAGGGAAACAGGCAGGGTTTCACTATCGACAAAGTCACTGTTCTGCCTGAAAGCATTCCGGCAGGCTTCAACGTCCTGACCGGGCTGCAGGACGATGATTCACTGCTTATCGTGGATTTGGGCGGTACCACCCTGGACGTTTCACATGTTCGGAGCAAAATGTCCGGCATTACGAATACCTGGTGCGATCCTAAAATTGGCGTATCCATTATCACTAACGGTATTAAAAACGCACTCGCCGGGCATACGCGCATCAGTTCTCTTCAGGCAGATAACATCATCGTTCACCGTGAAGAAAAGGACTGGATTGAACATCGCCTTCCGGATGCCAGATTGCGTCAGGCCGTGATGAATACGATGGAAGAGAAAGAGCGCATTCTGACTAACCGCGTGGTGGATACGCTCGACCGTTTTACCGGCTATACGCATGTAATGTGCGTAGGCGGCGGTGCAAAGCTGATTGCCGATGCTGTAAAAAAAGCAACTAACGTGCCCTCAGATCGCTTTTTCACGAGCAACGATCCACAGTTTGATCTGGTGCTGGGCATGCTGGAAATGAAGGAAGGCAGCGCGAATGACTGA
- a CDS encoding recombinase family protein, whose product MSRVFAYCRVSTLEQNTENQRREIEAAGFAIRPQRLIEEYISGSVAAAERPGFMRLLDRMENGDVLIVTKLDRLGRNAMDIRKTVELLSASEIRVHCLALGGVDLTSPAGKMTMQVISAVAEFERDLLLERTHAGIARAKASGKRFGRPPALDDEQKKAVFLRLSEGKSISAIAREFDTTRQTILRVKAIMEDADARS is encoded by the coding sequence ATGTCACGAGTCTTTGCCTACTGCAGGGTATCGACCCTCGAACAGAACACTGAAAACCAGCGTCGTGAAATCGAAGCGGCCGGCTTTGCCATCAGACCCCAGCGACTGATTGAAGAGTACATAAGTGGTTCAGTCGCGGCTGCTGAACGCCCTGGATTTATGCGTCTCCTTGATCGAATGGAAAACGGGGACGTTTTAATCGTAACGAAGCTGGATCGCCTCGGGCGAAACGCCATGGATATCAGAAAAACCGTTGAGCTACTTTCTGCGTCAGAAATACGGGTACACTGCCTGGCGCTGGGAGGGGTAGACCTCACCAGTCCGGCCGGAAAGATGACAATGCAGGTAATCTCGGCGGTTGCTGAATTTGAGCGCGATCTGCTACTTGAACGTACACATGCTGGTATTGCGCGGGCTAAGGCATCCGGAAAGCGTTTCGGCCGCCCGCCGGCTCTGGATGACGAACAAAAGAAAGCGGTGTTCTTGCGTCTTAGTGAAGGGAAGAGTATCAGCGCGATCGCCCGCGAATTTGACACCACACGGCAGACCATTTTAAGAGTGAAAGCGATAATGGAAGACGCTGATGCTCGTTCATGA
- a CDS encoding four-helix bundle copper-binding protein has product MSEQYRNCIEACYICAATCDYCATSCLKEENIEMMRECIRADMQCASICRLAAELMTMDSEFAAQICKVCAEACQKCGDECAKHEHEHCKKCAEACYRCAEECRKMAA; this is encoded by the coding sequence ATGTCTGAACAATACCGCAACTGCATTGAGGCCTGTTATATCTGCGCTGCAACCTGTGACTACTGCGCAACGTCCTGCCTGAAAGAAGAAAATATTGAGATGATGCGCGAATGCATCCGGGCGGACATGCAGTGCGCCAGCATCTGCCGCCTGGCAGCTGAGCTGATGACAATGGACAGTGAATTCGCTGCTCAGATTTGTAAGGTTTGCGCAGAAGCATGCCAGAAATGCGGTGATGAGTGCGCGAAACATGAGCACGAGCACTGTAAGAAATGTGCTGAAGCCTGTTACCGCTGTGCTGAAGAATGCCGGAAAATGGCAGCGTGA
- a CDS encoding plasmid partitioning/stability family protein, with product MTDKSSPRKIAFNLYPDEQAGDRLAVDLLDETRLKERGRAMRAFLLTGAALASIDRRLPNLIAELATENVTLQDIQRIISSVIPDAFTPDDSVIRALLTRLGPAAGATDSAQAEKPVHQEDKNVADTRANSSRMFPDDE from the coding sequence ATGACTGACAAATCCTCACCACGCAAAATCGCGTTTAACCTGTATCCGGATGAGCAGGCCGGGGACAGGTTAGCGGTCGATTTGCTGGATGAAACGCGCCTCAAAGAGCGGGGGCGCGCCATGCGCGCCTTTCTCCTCACCGGTGCCGCACTGGCGTCCATTGATCGCCGGCTCCCCAATCTGATCGCTGAGCTGGCAACCGAAAACGTTACGCTGCAGGACATCCAGCGTATTATCAGCAGCGTGATCCCGGATGCATTCACGCCGGACGATTCGGTGATACGGGCATTACTGACCAGGCTTGGTCCGGCTGCCGGTGCGACAGATTCTGCTCAGGCAGAAAAACCGGTGCATCAGGAAGATAAAAACGTCGCCGATACCCGCGCAAACAGCTCCAGGATGTTTCCGGACGACGAATGA
- a CDS encoding copper resistance system multicopper oxidase: protein MQLKSSRRNFIKGIAAASVAGGLGIKTFNAFSAVSLVQPHMLTGNDFDLFIAETPLNITGNIRYAKTINSGLPGPLLRWKEGDTVTLRVKNRLKETTSIHWHGIILPANMDGVPGLSFHGIEPDDTYVYSFRVKQNGTYWYHSHSGLQEQEGVYGPIIIDPAEPEPFKYDREHVVMLTDWSDENASAILAKLKKQSDYYNFAKPAAGDFFRDARDKGLGNTLADRKMWAEMKMNPTDLADVSGATYTYLMNGQGPGKNWTGLFRKGEKIRLRFINGSAMTYFDVRIPGVKMTVVAADGQYVTPVSVDEFRIAVAETYDVIVEPVQDACTIFAQSMDRSGYARGTLAIREGMTAPVPSTDPRPWLTMDDMGMGGMDHGSMGGMDHGQMQGMDGGSMQSMDGSAVESAPAGSMAGMDHSSMGGMGDMQKHPASETNNPLVDMQAMMPTPKLSDPGIGLRNNGRRVLTYADLKSTFDDPDGREPSRTIELHLTGHMEKFAWSFNGIKFSDAEPVTLRYGERVRIVLVNDTMMTHPIHLHGMWSDLEDEEGNFLVRKHTIDMPPGTRRSYRVTADALGRWAYHCHLLFHMETGMFREVRVNE, encoded by the coding sequence ATGCAGCTTAAAAGTTCACGACGCAATTTTATCAAAGGGATCGCAGCAGCCAGCGTTGCTGGCGGTCTTGGTATAAAGACGTTCAATGCTTTCTCGGCGGTAAGTCTGGTACAGCCCCACATGCTTACCGGTAATGATTTCGACCTGTTTATCGCCGAAACGCCACTTAATATCACCGGCAACATCCGTTATGCCAAAACCATCAATAGCGGCCTGCCGGGGCCCCTGCTGCGCTGGAAAGAAGGTGATACTGTCACGCTGCGGGTTAAAAACCGTCTGAAAGAAACAACCTCCATTCACTGGCATGGCATTATTCTGCCAGCCAACATGGATGGCGTTCCCGGCCTCAGCTTTCACGGTATTGAACCCGATGATACTTACGTCTATTCATTTCGCGTAAAGCAGAATGGCACCTACTGGTATCACAGCCACTCCGGCCTGCAGGAGCAGGAGGGCGTTTACGGCCCGATTATCATTGATCCCGCTGAGCCCGAGCCATTTAAGTATGACCGGGAACACGTGGTAATGCTGACCGACTGGTCAGATGAAAATGCCTCTGCCATTCTTGCAAAACTGAAAAAGCAGTCCGACTACTACAACTTCGCCAAGCCTGCTGCTGGTGACTTTTTCCGTGATGCCCGGGATAAGGGACTGGGAAATACCCTGGCCGACCGGAAGATGTGGGCGGAAATGAAGATGAATCCGACTGACCTTGCAGACGTCAGCGGTGCGACTTACACCTATCTCATGAACGGTCAGGGCCCGGGTAAAAACTGGACCGGGTTGTTCCGTAAAGGCGAAAAAATCCGCCTACGCTTTATCAACGGCTCTGCCATGACCTACTTCGATGTGCGCATTCCCGGCGTAAAGATGACCGTGGTGGCTGCTGACGGCCAGTACGTCACCCCCGTCAGCGTGGATGAGTTCCGTATTGCCGTGGCTGAAACCTACGATGTCATTGTGGAGCCCGTCCAGGATGCCTGCACCATCTTTGCCCAGTCCATGGACAGAAGCGGCTATGCACGGGGCACGCTTGCCATTCGTGAAGGCATGACTGCCCCGGTTCCTTCCACCGATCCTCGTCCCTGGCTCACCATGGATGATATGGGAATGGGGGGTATGGATCACGGCAGCATGGGGGGTATGGATCACGGGCAGATGCAGGGTATGGACGGCGGTAGCATGCAGAGCATGGATGGTTCAGCTGTGGAAAGCGCCCCGGCAGGCAGTATGGCTGGCATGGATCACAGCAGCATGGGCGGCATGGGTGATATGCAGAAGCATCCGGCATCAGAAACGAACAACCCCCTGGTTGACATGCAGGCCATGATGCCCACCCCGAAGCTCAGCGATCCGGGTATCGGGCTGAGGAACAATGGCCGCAGGGTTCTGACCTACGCTGACCTGAAAAGCACTTTTGACGATCCAGACGGACGCGAACCCTCACGCACCATAGAACTGCATCTTACCGGCCATATGGAAAAATTTGCCTGGTCTTTCAATGGTATCAAGTTCTCCGATGCAGAGCCGGTCACGCTCCGCTATGGCGAGCGCGTCCGCATCGTGCTGGTTAACGATACCATGATGACGCATCCCATTCATCTGCACGGAATGTGGAGCGACCTTGAAGATGAAGAAGGGAATTTTCTGGTACGTAAACACACCATTGATATGCCGCCCGGCACGCGCCGCAGCTATCGTGTGACGGCCGATGCGCTGGGCCGCTGGGCTTACCACTGTCACCTGCTTTTTCATATGGAAACAGGCATGTTCCGTGAAGTCCGGGTTAATGAATGA
- a CDS encoding alpha/beta hydrolase, with amino-acid sequence MNVFTRKLTAALPATLLCVSLSGVTTMSYADTSNPNSPVSMVEKWDKTFAESDKVDHRKVAFQNRYGIILVGDLYIPKNRGERKLAAIALSGPFGAVKEQSSGLYAQTLAEQGFVALAFDPSYTGESGGYPRNVASPDINTEDFSAAVDFLGLQKEVDRHRIGLLGICGWGGMALNAAAMDTRVKAVATSVMYDMSRAMGHGVGDGKDRYSTADRRAVLQYLNEQRWKDAESGTIARGSHDINVDKNGSVSASERILPETLPANPHPVLKEFFDYYRMPRGFHGRSVNSNGAWNATMPLSFMNMPLLSYANEITIPVLIVTGEKAHSRYFAEDAYKAVGSTEKELVIVPGANHVDLYDNAAGKIPFARFEQFFKTSLR; translated from the coding sequence ATGAATGTTTTCACCAGAAAGCTGACAGCCGCGCTACCCGCTACGCTGCTATGCGTATCATTAAGTGGAGTTACGACAATGAGTTATGCTGACACATCTAATCCGAACTCGCCTGTTTCAATGGTAGAAAAATGGGATAAAACCTTTGCAGAGAGCGATAAGGTTGATCATCGCAAGGTGGCATTCCAGAACCGTTACGGGATCATATTAGTAGGGGATCTTTACATCCCCAAAAACCGGGGCGAACGTAAACTGGCTGCGATTGCATTAAGTGGTCCTTTCGGTGCGGTCAAAGAGCAATCAAGCGGCCTGTATGCACAGACCCTGGCCGAACAGGGATTTGTTGCGCTGGCATTCGATCCTTCTTACACGGGTGAAAGTGGTGGCTATCCGCGTAATGTCGCCTCTCCGGATATCAACACTGAGGACTTTAGCGCGGCGGTTGATTTCCTTGGATTACAAAAAGAGGTGGATCGCCATCGTATTGGATTACTCGGTATTTGCGGCTGGGGAGGCATGGCACTCAATGCGGCGGCGATGGATACACGCGTAAAAGCAGTTGCAACCAGCGTGATGTACGACATGAGCCGGGCGATGGGACATGGCGTTGGTGATGGCAAAGACCGTTATTCAACAGCCGATCGCCGTGCCGTATTACAGTACCTGAACGAGCAGCGCTGGAAAGATGCTGAAAGCGGAACTATCGCCCGCGGTAGTCACGATATTAATGTGGATAAGAATGGCAGCGTAAGCGCTTCTGAGCGAATTCTGCCGGAAACATTACCCGCGAATCCACACCCGGTACTGAAAGAGTTTTTTGATTATTACAGAATGCCACGCGGCTTCCATGGGCGTTCTGTTAACTCTAATGGCGCATGGAATGCAACGATGCCCTTGTCGTTTATGAATATGCCGCTGCTTAGCTACGCAAATGAAATCACTATTCCTGTGTTGATTGTTACAGGTGAAAAAGCGCACTCGCGCTATTTTGCAGAAGATGCCTACAAAGCGGTTGGCAGCACTGAAAAAGAGCTTGTGATCGTCCCCGGCGCAAACCACGTGGACTTATACGACAACGCTGCAGGTAAGATCCCTTTTGCCAGGTTTGAACAGTTTTTCAAAACCAGCTTAAGGTAA
- a CDS encoding EexN family lipoprotein yields MKTGLISLSLLAAVLLTGCDAGAQSLEWYKAHDKERNAKVEECKKASNPRGTEDCRNAIDASVRAGGNITHSKPKEWTLDGSKGYLGISRREAVFLRSSPGIR; encoded by the coding sequence TTGAAAACGGGATTAATTTCACTGAGCTTGCTGGCCGCCGTACTGCTTACCGGCTGCGATGCAGGCGCGCAGAGCCTTGAATGGTATAAGGCGCATGATAAGGAGCGAAACGCAAAAGTTGAAGAGTGTAAGAAAGCCTCGAATCCGCGTGGCACCGAAGACTGCCGTAACGCGATTGATGCTTCTGTTCGTGCTGGGGGCAATATTACACATAGCAAACCTAAAGAGTGGACTCTCGATGGTTCTAAGGGTTATCTGGGGATAAGCCGCCGCGAGGCGGTTTTTTTACGCTCTTCTCCGGGCATTCGGTAA